The Pedobacter roseus genome contains a region encoding:
- a CDS encoding rhomboid family intramembrane serine protease: MEYFNIAPVASLIFVFTIITSLYAFYDHSIYGKFMLHPYSVSRGHKVWTVITSGLIHADWMHLFFNMFTFVAFAFTLERLMGSFLFGLLYILALILSDVPTIFKYKENFNYNSLGASGAISAVLFSFILFSPKSGIRILFIPFDIPAYIFGILYLVYCYYASRNSRDGINHDAHFFGALTGLIFTIIFVPGILQNFIAMF, encoded by the coding sequence ATGGAATACTTCAATATCGCACCAGTTGCATCCTTAATCTTCGTTTTTACCATTATTACCAGTCTTTACGCTTTCTACGATCATTCGATTTATGGAAAGTTTATGCTGCATCCGTATAGCGTATCAAGAGGCCACAAGGTTTGGACAGTGATAACAAGCGGACTAATACATGCCGATTGGATGCACCTTTTCTTCAACATGTTTACTTTCGTTGCATTTGCTTTTACTTTAGAACGGCTAATGGGCAGTTTCTTGTTCGGTTTGCTTTACATTTTGGCGCTCATCCTCAGTGATGTACCAACGATATTTAAATACAAGGAAAATTTTAATTACAATAGTTTAGGTGCATCAGGAGCAATTAGTGCTGTACTTTTCAGCTTTATTTTGTTTAGTCCGAAAAGTGGAATAAGAATACTTTTCATCCCATTCGATATTCCTGCCTATATTTTCGGAATACTATATCTTGTATACTGCTACTACGCCTCTAGAAACTCCAGAGATGGCATCAACCACGATGCACACTTTTTCGGAGCGCTAACCGGATTGATTTTTACCATTATTTTCGTTCCGGGTATTTTACAGAATTTTATTGCCATGTTTTAA
- a CDS encoding dipeptide epimerase, with protein sequence MKISCKQFELALKHPFSISKFTRTSTPLMLLKIEHEGVAGYGEASMVPYMGESYESANSFLKLVNWDKIQFPFNFEEIIAYLDSLAPGQPAIKAAIDIALNDIQGKLLNKPCYKIYGADPAKMPVTSYTIGIDTPEVIREKLKDAEAFKVIKVKLGRDNDQEIIETIRSMTSVPLYVDANQGWTDKIKAIDLIYWLHNQGVVLIEQPMDKSNLDGNAWLTERSPIPLLADEAVQRLADMDKLRGAYHGINVKLMKSCGMYEGHQMILKARSFGMKVLIGCMSETSCATLAAAALAPLCNWADLDGPWLTKNNPFTDPAFENGKYILKNLPGLGLEGITSDLFL encoded by the coding sequence ATGAAAATTAGTTGCAAGCAATTTGAATTAGCGTTAAAACATCCTTTTTCAATTTCGAAATTTACCCGAACCAGTACACCTTTAATGTTATTAAAGATTGAACATGAAGGCGTTGCGGGTTATGGCGAAGCCTCTATGGTGCCATATATGGGCGAAAGCTATGAAAGTGCGAACAGTTTTCTTAAACTGGTAAACTGGGATAAAATCCAGTTCCCATTCAACTTTGAAGAAATTATCGCTTATTTAGATAGCCTTGCTCCTGGTCAACCGGCCATTAAAGCAGCCATTGATATTGCGCTTAATGACATTCAGGGCAAGCTTTTAAATAAACCCTGTTACAAAATTTATGGTGCCGATCCGGCAAAAATGCCAGTAACCTCTTATACTATCGGGATTGATACACCGGAAGTAATCCGCGAAAAACTGAAAGATGCCGAAGCATTTAAAGTGATCAAAGTGAAGCTGGGCAGGGATAACGACCAGGAAATTATTGAAACCATCCGCAGCATGACGAGCGTACCGCTTTATGTGGATGCAAACCAGGGCTGGACCGATAAAATAAAAGCAATCGATTTAATTTATTGGCTGCATAACCAAGGCGTGGTATTAATTGAGCAGCCCATGGATAAAAGCAACCTGGATGGAAATGCCTGGTTAACCGAACGTAGTCCGATTCCCTTACTGGCAGATGAAGCGGTGCAGCGTTTAGCAGATATGGATAAATTAAGAGGCGCTTACCACGGCATTAATGTAAAGCTGATGAAAAGCTGTGGCATGTACGAAGGTCACCAGATGATTTTAAAAGCCCGATCTTTTGGCATGAAAGTGCTGATTGGCTGCATGAGTGAAACCAGCTGCGCAACTTTAGCCGCAGCAGCTTTAGCGCCATTATGTAATTGGGCTGATTTAGACGGACCCTGGCTCACTAAAAATAATCCATTTACCGATCCGGCTTTTGAGAACGGAAAATATATCCTCAAAAATTTACCCGGTTTAGGACTGGAAGGTATTACTTCGGATCTTTTTCTTTAA
- a CDS encoding DUF6358 family protein encodes MGKKFALNIFYNLAIILSIFGLVWCYNNHKYIPAAFLVGVACCLFYFKYQLTKELRKSFKEKDPK; translated from the coding sequence GTGGGTAAAAAATTTGCTTTAAATATCTTCTATAACCTGGCCATTATCCTTTCTATTTTTGGATTGGTTTGGTGTTATAATAATCATAAATATATTCCCGCCGCATTTTTAGTTGGCGTGGCCTGCTGTTTATTTTATTTTAAGTATCAGTTAACTAAAGAGCTTAGAAAAAGCTTTAAAGAAAAAGATCCGAAGTAA
- a CDS encoding rhodanese-like domain-containing protein, with amino-acid sequence MKEISVQELKEKIDNKEDFQLIDVRETFEYEVSNLDGENIPLGGILIEADKVAKDKPVIIQCRSGKRSAAAVMQLEQQYGFDNLYNLKGGILAWQEAFDPNMQVY; translated from the coding sequence ATGAAAGAAATATCGGTACAAGAACTAAAAGAGAAAATCGATAACAAAGAAGATTTTCAGTTAATTGATGTCCGCGAAACGTTCGAATATGAAGTTTCCAATCTTGACGGGGAAAATATTCCTTTAGGAGGGATTTTAATCGAGGCCGACAAGGTTGCTAAAGATAAACCGGTAATTATTCAGTGCCGTAGCGGAAAAAGAAGCGCAGCAGCTGTAATGCAGTTAGAGCAACAATACGGATTTGACAATCTTTATAATTTAAAAGGCGGCATTTTAGCCTGGCAAGAAGCTTTTGATCCGAATATGCAGGTATATTAA
- a CDS encoding DUF4407 domain-containing protein translates to MDNLNRFFWFCSGAHIPTLEKYPSEQNKYTGIGATIFFTGLFAALSGGYAMYFVFKGADLAVIFAIVFGFLWGAAIFNMDRYIVSSINKSASTNKQLLQATPRILLAIMIGMVISRPIELKIFDKEIKERLKVSYLNGQRAKIDTLNKAFEKKYQVEFGRLNLQKATRDSLEKGIKADRQKLNFEIFGNKTTETSGVMGYGPYAKRKEAEITQRTTELDSLKAAINKSESFVDKRKEFDGLFTEKLYTKKQLDSLSDIAGFADRNWALGQLKFNVDGTSDNNTAIAVTFIGLLFIFFECLPVFVKLMSARGPYDYAISDGDEVAIYHSKKDKDFHFEVADNIHETRVDSESTKKKEIIKGKAYRDLEKYDWDGE, encoded by the coding sequence ATGGACAACCTGAACCGTTTCTTTTGGTTTTGCTCTGGTGCGCACATCCCAACGCTGGAAAAATACCCTTCGGAACAAAATAAATATACCGGCATTGGTGCCACAATCTTCTTCACGGGTTTATTTGCCGCACTTTCTGGCGGTTATGCCATGTATTTTGTATTTAAAGGTGCCGATCTGGCCGTAATTTTCGCCATTGTTTTTGGCTTTTTATGGGGTGCAGCCATCTTTAATATGGACCGTTACATCGTTTCGAGTATCAATAAAAGTGCAAGCACCAATAAACAGTTGCTACAGGCTACACCACGTATTTTACTGGCCATTATGATCGGTATGGTAATATCGCGGCCAATCGAGCTGAAAATCTTCGATAAAGAAATCAAAGAACGTTTAAAAGTAAGTTACCTGAATGGGCAGCGCGCTAAAATTGATACCTTAAACAAAGCTTTCGAGAAGAAATACCAGGTAGAATTTGGCAGGTTAAACCTACAGAAAGCGACCAGAGATTCGCTCGAAAAAGGCATTAAAGCCGACAGACAAAAGCTGAATTTTGAGATTTTTGGCAATAAAACCACCGAAACATCAGGGGTAATGGGTTATGGACCTTATGCCAAACGTAAAGAAGCCGAAATTACACAGCGTACAACCGAGCTTGATTCGTTAAAAGCTGCCATCAATAAATCAGAAAGTTTTGTTGATAAGCGCAAAGAGTTTGATGGTTTGTTTACCGAAAAACTATATACTAAGAAACAGTTAGATAGCTTATCGGATATTGCAGGTTTTGCCGACCGCAACTGGGCTTTAGGTCAGCTTAAATTTAATGTAGATGGCACCAGCGATAACAATACGGCCATTGCAGTTACTTTTATCGGGCTACTGTTTATTTTCTTCGAATGTTTGCCGGTGTTTGTAAAACTAATGAGTGCCCGCGGACCTTATGATTACGCCATATCGGATGGTGATGAGGTGGCGATCTATCACTCTAAAAAGGACAAGGATTTTCATTTCGAAGTAGCTGATAATATTCACGAAACCAGGGTCGATTCCGAATCAACCAAGAAAAAAGAAATTATAAAAGGAAAAGCTTACCGCGATCTGGAGAAATACGATTGGGACGGGGAGTAG
- a CDS encoding M20/M25/M40 family metallo-hydrolase, whose protein sequence is MKKIFLFTLVGMASLQLKAQNIDKIITREYTDHLIKTLSADDMQGRATFTPGIDKAATFIESEFKKIGLQPLTGEKTFRQTFNKYQVANQSTSVKIDGQEIAPENLIVSGVTAESVTLDKSNTIVVKLDPEKPFVAQLRTMMGAGKNQIVLVDSKFADLFNRYRSYFGKPATVDEKDVRATTSAVQVFVLGKDAATDFSATFKSKVTQMPLFNVAGVIPGKSKAKEIVVFSGHYDHLGFLKPVEGDSIANGADDDASGTTAMIALAKYYKAQKNNERTLIFVAFTAEEIGGFGARYFSEKLNPDDVVAMFNIEMIGKDSKFGKNTAFITGYERSDFGKILQKNLAGTEFTFHPDPYPDQNLFYRSDNATLAALGVPAHTISTDKIDIDKLYHSVKDEYSSLDVENILSTIKAIAKSAVTIVNGADTPTRIPKLKQ, encoded by the coding sequence ATGAAGAAAATATTCCTCTTTACCCTTGTCGGGATGGCAAGTTTGCAGCTTAAAGCGCAAAACATTGATAAAATCATCACCCGTGAATACACCGATCACCTGATTAAAACTTTAAGTGCAGATGATATGCAGGGGCGTGCAACATTTACCCCAGGCATTGATAAAGCAGCGACATTTATTGAATCAGAATTTAAAAAAATCGGTCTGCAGCCCTTAACAGGTGAAAAAACATTCCGCCAGACTTTTAATAAATACCAGGTTGCCAATCAAAGTACCAGTGTTAAAATAGATGGGCAAGAAATTGCACCAGAAAATTTAATTGTTTCGGGCGTAACTGCGGAAAGTGTTACACTTGATAAATCGAATACCATCGTTGTTAAATTAGATCCTGAGAAACCTTTTGTAGCTCAATTAAGAACAATGATGGGTGCCGGGAAGAATCAGATTGTATTGGTAGACAGCAAATTTGCTGATCTTTTTAACCGTTACAGAAGTTATTTCGGTAAACCCGCAACTGTTGATGAAAAAGATGTAAGGGCAACCACAAGTGCTGTACAGGTTTTTGTTTTAGGTAAAGATGCCGCAACAGATTTTTCGGCTACTTTTAAAAGCAAGGTAACTCAAATGCCCTTGTTCAATGTGGCTGGTGTAATTCCAGGTAAATCTAAAGCCAAAGAAATTGTGGTTTTCTCTGGTCACTATGATCATTTAGGTTTCTTAAAACCTGTAGAAGGCGACAGTATTGCTAACGGCGCCGATGATGATGCATCGGGTACTACAGCGATGATTGCACTGGCAAAATATTACAAAGCACAAAAAAATAACGAGCGTACTCTGATCTTCGTTGCTTTTACAGCAGAAGAAATTGGTGGTTTTGGCGCAAGGTATTTCTCAGAAAAATTAAATCCTGATGATGTTGTGGCTATGTTTAATATCGAAATGATCGGTAAAGACTCTAAATTTGGCAAAAACACAGCCTTTATTACTGGTTACGAAAGATCTGATTTCGGAAAGATATTACAGAAAAACCTGGCTGGAACCGAATTTACTTTCCACCCGGATCCATATCCAGATCAGAACTTATTTTATAGAAGCGACAATGCTACTTTAGCGGCTTTAGGTGTTCCTGCACACACCATCAGTACCGATAAAATCGATATCGATAAATTGTACCACAGTGTGAAAGACGAATACAGTTCATTGGACGTTGAAAATATTCTTTCTACCATTAAAGCCATTGCTAAAAGCGCTGTTACCATCGTAAACGGGGCTGATACACCAACCAGGATTCCGAAGTTGAAGCAATAA
- the carB gene encoding carbamoyl-phosphate synthase large subunit, whose translation MPKDTSIRSVLIIGSGPIIIGQACEFDYSGSQAALSLKEEGITVSIINSNPATIMTDKVIGDHVYLRPLTVDSIEVILQEHIDSADLPRIDAVLPTMGGQTALNLCKEAEERGVWEKYGVKVVGVDVAAIEKTENREAFRQLMVDIGVGVAESKIANSFLEGKEAAQEIGYPLVIRPSYTLGGSGGGFVHKKEEFDAALKRGLEASPTHEVLVEKAVLGWKEYELELLRDSNDNVIIICSIENFDPMGIHTGDSITVAPAMTLSDRCYQEMRNQAIKMMRAIGNFAGGCNVQFSVNPANDEIIAIEINPRVSRSSALASKATGYPIAKIAAKLAIGYNLDEIENQITKTTSAYFEPTLDYVIVKVPRWNFDKFKGANKELGLQMKSVGEVMAIGRTFIEALQKACQSLEINRAGLGADGRQVRNIEEIMDGLEHASWNRLFLIKDAMVMGVPLESIRKVTKIDKWFLNQIQELVLLETELKRYSLNNIPQDFFVTLKQKGFSDIQIAWLLGNVTEDEVYDRRKALGINRVYKMVDTCAAEFPAKTPYYYSTFEEENESKPSDKKKVIVLGSGPNRIGQGIEFDYSCVHGLLAAKESGFEAIMINCNPETVSTDFNMADKLYFEPVFWEHVREIIELEKPEGVIVQLGGQTALKMAEKLTEKGIKIIGTSFENMDIAEDRGRFSDLLKELDIPYPKYGVAENAEEAIVVANEVGYPVLVRPSYVLGGQGMSIVINDEDLEKAVVKLLGDLPGNRVLIDHFLDRAEEAESDSISDGDDVHIVGMMEHIEPAGIHSGDSFAVLPTFSLPETVTKAMEEYSIKIAKALDVRGLLNIQFAIKDEKVYVIEANPRASRTVPFIAKAYDVPYINIAAKIMLGVAKLKDFTIVRKLKGYAIKEPVFSYEKFPEVAKELGPEMKSTGEAIRFIKDLEDPYFRKLYKDKSMYLSK comes from the coding sequence ATGCCTAAAGACACTTCCATCCGCTCAGTACTGATTATAGGATCTGGACCAATTATCATTGGCCAAGCCTGTGAATTTGATTACTCGGGTTCGCAAGCGGCCCTTTCTTTAAAAGAAGAAGGGATTACCGTTTCCATTATCAACTCCAATCCGGCTACCATCATGACGGATAAGGTTATTGGTGACCATGTTTACCTGCGCCCGTTAACTGTTGATTCAATAGAGGTTATTTTACAAGAGCACATCGACTCTGCAGATTTACCTAGAATTGATGCGGTACTTCCTACAATGGGAGGGCAAACTGCACTAAACCTTTGTAAAGAAGCAGAAGAACGTGGTGTTTGGGAAAAATACGGTGTTAAAGTAGTTGGTGTAGATGTTGCTGCGATCGAAAAAACAGAAAACCGTGAAGCTTTCCGCCAGTTAATGGTTGATATCGGTGTAGGTGTTGCAGAATCGAAAATTGCCAACTCATTTTTAGAAGGTAAAGAAGCCGCACAAGAAATCGGCTATCCATTGGTTATCCGCCCATCATATACCTTAGGTGGTTCTGGTGGTGGTTTTGTGCACAAGAAAGAAGAATTCGATGCGGCGTTAAAACGCGGTTTAGAGGCTTCGCCAACACACGAAGTATTGGTAGAGAAAGCAGTTTTAGGCTGGAAAGAATATGAGCTGGAGTTGTTAAGAGATAGCAACGATAACGTAATCATTATTTGTTCGATCGAAAACTTTGACCCGATGGGTATCCATACGGGAGATTCGATTACCGTTGCACCTGCAATGACCTTATCTGATCGTTGCTACCAGGAAATGCGTAACCAGGCGATTAAAATGATGCGTGCAATTGGTAATTTTGCAGGTGGCTGTAACGTTCAGTTCTCAGTTAACCCTGCAAATGACGAGATTATCGCCATCGAAATTAACCCGCGTGTATCGCGTTCATCAGCATTGGCAAGTAAGGCAACCGGTTATCCAATTGCAAAAATTGCGGCTAAACTAGCTATCGGTTATAACCTGGATGAAATTGAAAACCAGATTACCAAAACCACTTCAGCCTATTTCGAGCCTACTTTAGATTATGTGATCGTTAAAGTACCACGTTGGAACTTCGATAAATTTAAAGGTGCGAACAAAGAACTTGGCTTACAGATGAAATCTGTTGGTGAGGTAATGGCCATCGGTCGTACTTTCATTGAAGCGCTACAAAAAGCTTGTCAGAGTTTAGAGATTAACCGTGCAGGTTTAGGTGCAGATGGCAGACAGGTTCGCAATATTGAAGAAATTATGGATGGTTTGGAGCATGCTTCATGGAACCGTTTGTTCTTAATAAAAGATGCCATGGTAATGGGTGTGCCTTTGGAGTCGATCCGTAAGGTAACCAAAATAGATAAATGGTTCTTAAACCAGATTCAGGAGCTTGTATTGCTTGAAACTGAATTAAAAAGATACTCTTTAAATAACATCCCTCAGGATTTCTTCGTAACGCTTAAACAAAAAGGTTTCTCTGATATTCAGATTGCCTGGTTGTTAGGGAACGTTACCGAGGATGAAGTGTACGATCGCCGTAAGGCTTTAGGCATTAACAGGGTGTATAAAATGGTTGATACCTGCGCAGCAGAGTTTCCGGCTAAAACACCATACTACTACTCTACTTTCGAAGAAGAGAACGAGTCGAAACCATCAGACAAGAAAAAAGTAATTGTATTGGGTTCTGGTCCTAACCGTATTGGTCAGGGTATTGAATTCGATTACTCTTGTGTACACGGTTTATTGGCCGCAAAAGAATCGGGTTTCGAAGCGATCATGATCAACTGTAATCCTGAAACAGTTTCTACAGACTTTAACATGGCCGATAAGTTATACTTCGAGCCGGTGTTTTGGGAACATGTGCGCGAAATTATCGAGCTGGAGAAACCAGAAGGTGTAATCGTTCAGTTAGGTGGACAAACCGCCTTGAAAATGGCTGAAAAATTAACCGAAAAAGGAATCAAAATTATCGGAACATCTTTCGAGAACATGGACATCGCTGAAGACCGTGGACGTTTCTCTGACCTGTTGAAAGAATTAGATATTCCTTATCCAAAATATGGAGTTGCAGAAAACGCTGAAGAAGCAATCGTTGTAGCAAACGAGGTAGGTTATCCGGTATTGGTTCGTCCGAGTTACGTATTGGGCGGACAAGGGATGAGCATTGTAATCAACGATGAAGACCTTGAAAAAGCAGTAGTAAAATTACTGGGCGATTTACCGGGCAACCGCGTATTGATCGACCACTTTTTAGATAGAGCAGAAGAAGCAGAATCTGATTCAATTTCTGATGGTGACGATGTTCACATTGTAGGTATGATGGAACACATTGAGCCTGCAGGTATCCACTCAGGAGATTCGTTCGCAGTATTGCCAACCTTTAGCTTACCAGAAACGGTAACTAAGGCGATGGAAGAGTACTCGATCAAAATTGCAAAAGCTTTAGATGTACGCGGATTGTTAAATATCCAGTTTGCCATTAAAGATGAGAAGGTGTATGTAATCGAAGCCAACCCAAGGGCATCACGTACGGTTCCGTTCATTGCAAAAGCTTACGATGTACCTTATATCAATATCGCGGCTAAAATCATGTTAGGCGTAGCAAAACTGAAAGATTTCACAATCGTGCGCAAGCTAAAAGGTTATGCGATTAAAGAACCGGTTTTCTCTTACGAGAAATTCCCTGAAGTAGCGAAAGAATTAGGTCCTGAAATGAAATCTACAGGTGAGGCGATCCGTTTCATTAAAGATTTGGAAGATCCTTATTTCCGCAAGCTTTACAAAGACAAATCGATGTACCTGAGCAAGTAA
- a CDS encoding carboxypeptidase regulatory-like domain-containing protein has protein sequence MKKLCVVLSLVIVFALGAIAFTNIKLGGIIGKISPADAASSITLVAATDTLRAEVNQGVFTFTNLKQGVYNVVIKANAPYKDTVIEKVAVKDSATTDLGEIKLQQ, from the coding sequence ATGAAAAAATTATGTGTTGTATTATCATTGGTAATTGTATTTGCTTTAGGCGCCATTGCCTTTACAAATATTAAACTGGGCGGAATAATCGGAAAAATAAGTCCTGCTGATGCCGCTTCCTCTATCACGCTTGTAGCTGCAACAGACACGCTTAGAGCTGAAGTAAATCAGGGCGTTTTTACTTTTACCAACCTTAAACAAGGCGTTTATAATGTAGTTATAAAAGCCAATGCGCCGTATAAAGATACTGTGATAGAAAAGGTTGCCGTAAAAGATAGTGCCACTACCGATTTAGGCGAAATTAAATTGCAACAGTAG
- a CDS encoding AAA family ATPase: MNKNIKKIAIVGPESTGKSTLSQLLAKHYKVSWVPEYARYYCENLVTDYTLQDEENMYYGQVALEDAILAVTESDFIICDTTFITVKIWSDEVLGETPKVVLDALPERPYDLYLLMDIDLPWQDDPLRDFPDKREYFMQVWHRELQALNANYKVIGGSGDERIENAIKAIDDFSSR, from the coding sequence GTGAATAAAAATATTAAAAAGATCGCTATCGTTGGCCCGGAAAGTACGGGAAAATCTACCCTATCTCAGTTGTTGGCAAAACATTATAAAGTTTCGTGGGTGCCAGAATATGCCCGTTATTATTGCGAAAACCTGGTTACGGATTATACGCTGCAGGATGAAGAAAATATGTATTACGGGCAGGTTGCGCTCGAAGATGCTATTTTAGCTGTAACTGAAAGCGATTTTATCATCTGCGATACCACTTTTATTACCGTAAAAATCTGGAGCGATGAAGTGCTTGGCGAAACACCAAAGGTGGTGCTCGATGCTTTGCCTGAAAGGCCGTACGACCTTTACCTGCTAATGGACATCGATTTACCCTGGCAGGATGATCCGCTGCGTGATTTCCCTGATAAACGTGAATATTTTATGCAGGTTTGGCACAGGGAACTGCAGGCGCTTAATGCCAATTATAAAGTTATTGGTGGATCGGGTGATGAAAGAATAGAAAATGCCATTAAAGCGATTGATGATTTTTCGAGCAGATAG